A DNA window from Thermococcus sp. 4557 contains the following coding sequences:
- a CDS encoding phosphoribosyltransferase family protein: protein MSQLKSVQEKLRLVRVLRLLKKTYTYEELSKITGLPITVLNRYVRGKVLPSAERTKELLNLLLPYINIEEEVRKRIKFDEYGFFDNMPVLSDTALMSLIAEDVAGRYMDKNVDRVLTAATDGIALGVHVARELNVDVVYAKKKKEVGVEKFYEVSYVPSASGSVTTLYLPQWALKKGENVLIVDDVIRSGETQRALLEMCRQAGAKPVGMFFLISVGDVIERLREEYSIPVESLIRLE from the coding sequence GTGAGTCAGCTGAAGTCCGTGCAGGAGAAGCTGAGACTGGTCAGGGTGCTCAGACTGCTCAAGAAGACCTACACCTACGAGGAGCTCTCCAAGATAACGGGCCTCCCCATCACAGTGCTGAACAGGTACGTGAGGGGAAAGGTCCTGCCGAGCGCCGAGAGAACGAAGGAGCTCCTCAACCTGCTCCTCCCGTACATCAACATAGAGGAGGAGGTCAGGAAGAGGATAAAATTCGACGAGTATGGGTTCTTTGACAACATGCCCGTTCTCAGCGACACGGCCCTGATGAGCCTCATAGCGGAAGACGTGGCGGGCAGGTACATGGACAAGAACGTCGATAGGGTCCTCACGGCCGCGACGGACGGAATAGCCCTCGGCGTCCACGTGGCGAGGGAGCTGAACGTCGATGTTGTCTACGCCAAGAAGAAGAAGGAAGTCGGCGTTGAGAAGTTCTACGAGGTCAGCTATGTTCCGAGCGCCTCGGGAAGCGTCACGACGCTGTACCTCCCGCAGTGGGCCCTCAAGAAGGGCGAAAACGTCCTCATAGTTGACGACGTCATAAGGAGCGGCGAGACCCAGAGGGCGCTCCTGGAGATGTGCCGGCAGGCTGGTGCGAAGCCCGTCGGGATGTTCTTCCTCATAAGCGTCGGGGACGTTATAGAGCGGCTGCGTGAGGAGTACAGCATCCCCGTGGAGAGCCTCATAAGGCTGGAGTGA
- a CDS encoding signal recognition particle protein Srp54: MALEKLGKALNSALKKLARSKTVDEATIKEVVRDIQRALIQADVNVRLVLQLTKTIEKRALEEEPPAGASKKEHIIQIVYEELTKFLGKESKPLEIKEKPTVLLTVGIQGSGKTTSVAKLARHLQKRGYKVGVVCSDTWRPGAYYQLKQLLEPYGIEVSGDPEEKDAVKLAYEGVEYFKGKDVDVIIVDSAGRHKEESGLIEEMKQISQAIKPHEVILVIDGTIGQQAYNQALAFKEATPIGSIIVTKLDGSAKGGGALSAVAATGAPIKFIGVGERIDDLEAFDPKRFVSRLLGMGDIEGLLEKLEELQKQQAVSEEDLEKFLKGKFNLKDMYAQLEAMQKMGPLKQVLQMIPGLGYSLPDDAVRVGEEKLRRYRVIMDSMTEEELEHPEIINYSRIKRIARGSGTSTAEVRELLNQYNQMKKMFKSMDKRKLAKMAKRFNFGGFGL; the protein is encoded by the coding sequence ATGGCCCTAGAGAAGCTTGGGAAGGCACTGAACAGCGCCCTGAAAAAGCTCGCCCGCTCGAAGACCGTGGACGAGGCGACGATAAAGGAGGTAGTGCGAGATATCCAGAGGGCACTCATCCAGGCAGACGTTAACGTAAGGCTCGTTCTTCAGCTGACCAAAACCATAGAAAAGAGGGCCCTTGAGGAGGAGCCCCCAGCAGGGGCTTCAAAGAAGGAGCACATAATTCAGATAGTCTACGAGGAGCTGACCAAATTTCTCGGAAAGGAGTCCAAACCCCTCGAGATAAAAGAGAAACCCACCGTGCTGCTCACCGTCGGCATTCAGGGTTCAGGTAAAACAACCAGCGTGGCGAAACTCGCTAGGCACCTTCAGAAGAGGGGCTACAAGGTGGGCGTCGTCTGCTCGGACACCTGGCGTCCGGGAGCCTACTACCAGCTTAAGCAGCTCCTCGAACCGTACGGAATAGAGGTCTCCGGCGATCCCGAGGAGAAGGACGCGGTCAAGCTCGCATACGAGGGCGTCGAGTACTTCAAGGGGAAGGACGTGGATGTCATAATCGTGGACTCCGCAGGAAGGCACAAGGAGGAGTCCGGCCTTATAGAGGAGATGAAGCAGATAAGCCAGGCCATAAAGCCCCACGAGGTCATACTCGTCATAGACGGAACCATCGGTCAGCAGGCGTATAACCAGGCCCTGGCGTTCAAGGAAGCAACGCCGATAGGCTCGATAATAGTCACCAAGCTCGACGGTTCGGCCAAGGGTGGTGGTGCACTCTCGGCCGTCGCCGCAACCGGCGCCCCGATAAAGTTCATCGGTGTTGGCGAGAGGATAGACGACCTCGAGGCCTTCGATCCGAAGCGCTTTGTTTCACGGCTCCTGGGAATGGGAGACATCGAGGGGCTCCTGGAGAAGCTCGAGGAGCTCCAGAAACAGCAGGCCGTCAGCGAGGAAGACCTCGAGAAGTTCCTCAAGGGCAAGTTCAACCTGAAGGACATGTACGCCCAGCTCGAGGCGATGCAGAAGATGGGGCCGCTGAAGCAGGTCCTCCAGATGATCCCGGGACTGGGCTACTCCCTGCCGGATGACGCCGTGAGGGTGGGCGAGGAGAAGCTCCGGAGGTACAGGGTAATAATGGACTCCATGACCGAGGAGGAGCTCGAGCACCCGGAGATAATCAACTACTCGAGGATCAAACGCATAGCCCGCGGCTCGGGAACCAGCACCGCCGAAGTAAGGGAGCTCCTCAACCAGTACAATCAGATGAAGAAGATGTTCAAGAGTATGGACAAGAGGAAGCTGGCCAAGATGGCTAAGAGGTTTAACTTCGGGGGGTTCGGCCTATGA
- a CDS encoding Lrp/AsnC family transcriptional regulator translates to MMEAFVLVVVKPGTEEKVYETLQGNEKINEIYRVYGEYDLILRVEVGSIEELDRFHDEVLRRIKNIEMTETLIASSYRG, encoded by the coding sequence ATGATGGAAGCGTTTGTCCTGGTTGTTGTTAAGCCCGGAACCGAGGAGAAGGTCTACGAGACCCTGCAGGGCAACGAGAAGATAAACGAGATATACCGGGTCTACGGTGAGTACGACCTGATCCTACGCGTGGAGGTCGGCAGCATAGAGGAGCTGGACAGGTTCCACGACGAGGTTCTGAGGAGGATAAAGAACATCGAAATGACGGAGACGCTGATAGCCAGCTCCTACAGGGGGTGA
- a CDS encoding PadR family transcriptional regulator: MTTPMERLKNKITKEVLWLYILRLLRERPMYAYELKERIREAFNFEPATVSSYVVLYKLEKEGYVTAEWQESQTGKPSRKYYKLTPEGEKLLEDGIAFLEDMVAKLKGA; encoded by the coding sequence ATGACAACCCCCATGGAAAGGCTCAAGAACAAGATAACCAAGGAGGTTCTCTGGCTGTACATACTCCGGCTACTTCGGGAGAGGCCCATGTACGCCTACGAACTGAAAGAGAGGATACGGGAGGCGTTCAACTTCGAGCCCGCGACCGTCAGCTCCTACGTTGTCCTCTACAAGCTCGAGAAGGAGGGGTACGTTACCGCGGAGTGGCAGGAGAGCCAGACGGGGAAGCCCTCAAGGAAGTACTACAAACTCACTCCCGAGGGAGAGAAGCTTCTGGAGGACGGAATAGCCTTTCTTGAGGACATGGTCGCGAAGCTGAAGGGCGCCTGA
- a CDS encoding YkgJ family cysteine cluster protein codes for MERRWVATIDLETLEVEHDPTFKFKCLENCGKCCYELEIPIRDEDIARIEELGYSAWEFVDYDKMFYRGDKFLSYALKKRPFDGGCVFLDPETMRCKIYDHRPLACRLYPFIFVKHGKKIEIYAKKDSFCPGIDHPEGEPVTKEFLLREYGDVIEEYRRKVVKSRE; via the coding sequence TTGGAGAGGCGGTGGGTTGCCACCATCGACCTCGAGACCCTAGAGGTCGAGCACGACCCCACCTTTAAATTTAAGTGCCTCGAAAACTGCGGGAAGTGCTGCTACGAGCTGGAGATACCCATCCGAGATGAGGATATAGCCAGGATAGAGGAACTGGGCTACAGTGCCTGGGAATTCGTGGACTACGATAAGATGTTCTACCGCGGGGACAAGTTCCTCAGCTACGCCCTCAAAAAGCGTCCCTTCGACGGGGGCTGCGTTTTCCTTGATCCCGAGACCATGCGCTGCAAAATCTACGACCACCGGCCCCTCGCGTGCAGGCTCTACCCCTTCATCTTCGTGAAACACGGAAAAAAGATTGAGATATACGCCAAAAAGGACTCCTTCTGCCCCGGCATCGACCACCCCGAGGGGGAGCCCGTGACAAAGGAGTTCCTCCTCAGGGAGTACGGCGACGTCATAGAGGAGTACCGCAGGAAAGTTGTGAAGAGCCGGGAGTGA
- a CDS encoding 50S ribosomal protein L40e — protein MARFPEAEARIFRKYVCMRCGATNPWKAKKCRKCGYKGLRPKAREPRGGMGR, from the coding sequence ATGGCGAGATTCCCCGAGGCTGAGGCCAGAATCTTTAGGAAGTACGTGTGCATGCGCTGCGGTGCCACTAACCCGTGGAAGGCCAAGAAGTGCAGGAAGTGCGGCTACAAGGGTCTCCGCCCGAAGGCGAGAGAGCCGCGTGGTGGAATGGGACGCTGA
- the rpsB gene encoding 30S ribosomal protein S2: MEEYLVPLDQYLAAGVHIGTQQKTQDMKKFIYRVRQDGLYVLDVRKTDERLRVAGKFLAKFDPENILAVSVRLYGQKPVKKFGDVTGVRSIPGRFLPGTMTNPQVKNFMEPDVLIVTDPRADHQAMKEAIEIGIPIVALVDTENFLSYVDVAIPTNNKGRKALALIYWILAREILYNRKEIESREDFKVPVEDFEMRIIRT, from the coding sequence ATGGAGGAATACCTCGTTCCACTCGACCAGTACCTTGCTGCCGGTGTCCACATCGGAACCCAGCAGAAGACCCAGGACATGAAGAAGTTTATTTACCGCGTCAGGCAGGACGGCCTCTACGTGCTTGACGTCAGGAAGACCGACGAGAGGCTCAGGGTCGCCGGCAAGTTCCTTGCCAAGTTCGACCCCGAGAACATTCTCGCCGTCAGCGTCAGGCTCTACGGACAGAAGCCGGTCAAGAAGTTCGGCGACGTCACCGGCGTCCGCTCGATACCCGGCCGTTTCCTCCCGGGAACCATGACCAACCCGCAGGTCAAGAACTTCATGGAGCCGGACGTCCTCATCGTCACCGACCCGAGGGCCGACCACCAGGCCATGAAGGAGGCCATCGAGATCGGCATACCGATAGTGGCCCTCGTCGACACCGAGAACTTCCTCAGCTACGTCGACGTTGCGATCCCGACCAACAACAAGGGTAGGAAGGCCCTTGCTCTCATCTACTGGATCCTCGCGAGGGAGATACTCTACAACAGGAAGGAGATCGAGAGCAGGGAGGACTTCAAGGTTCCGGTCGAGGACTTCGAGATGAGGATTATCAGGACCTGA
- a CDS encoding Lrp/AsnC family transcriptional regulator, translating to MDELDLRILSLLQENARLSYREIARELKVAVGTVYNRIKRMEEEGVIRGFAPILDYEKLGFGLTAVIGVKAKGRRILDIEREIAKNERVMLVYDITGEFDIVLVAKFRDRADMNRFVKWLLSLEGVEKTNTSVAMQVVKEDTRLRLTED from the coding sequence GTGGACGAACTCGACCTGAGGATACTCTCGCTGCTTCAGGAAAACGCCCGCCTGTCGTACCGTGAGATAGCGCGGGAGCTCAAAGTGGCCGTTGGAACCGTGTACAACCGCATCAAAAGGATGGAAGAGGAGGGTGTAATCAGGGGGTTTGCCCCGATCCTTGACTACGAGAAGCTTGGCTTTGGACTGACCGCGGTCATAGGCGTCAAGGCCAAGGGGAGACGCATCTTGGATATAGAGCGCGAGATAGCCAAAAACGAGAGGGTAATGCTGGTCTACGACATAACCGGTGAGTTCGATATAGTCCTGGTGGCGAAGTTCAGGGACAGGGCAGACATGAACCGCTTCGTTAAGTGGCTGCTCTCCCTTGAGGGAGTGGAAAAAACGAACACGAGCGTTGCGATGCAGGTGGTTAAAGAGGACACAAGGTTGAGGCTAACGGAGGACTAG
- a CDS encoding FUN14 domain-containing protein yields the protein MEFDLNAMMGDMGVGAVVGFVTGYAVKKMMKLALALIGAYVASLLWLEQKGVLIIDKDRLFNLVGDWTHEIMTAGQKFMALLPGTAAFVGGFALGFHKG from the coding sequence ATGGAGTTCGACCTGAACGCCATGATGGGCGATATGGGAGTTGGAGCCGTGGTTGGGTTTGTAACCGGCTATGCCGTCAAGAAGATGATGAAGCTGGCGCTTGCCCTCATCGGTGCCTACGTTGCCAGTTTGCTGTGGCTTGAACAGAAGGGTGTTCTCATAATCGATAAGGACAGGCTCTTCAATCTCGTTGGCGACTGGACGCACGAAATCATGACCGCGGGCCAGAAGTTCATGGCCCTCCTGCCCGGCACCGCCGCTTTCGTTGGAGGGTTTGCGCTGGGATTCCACAAAGGGTGA